One genomic segment of Streptomyces sp. TLI_146 includes these proteins:
- a CDS encoding response regulator: protein MSGVSGRVLVVDDNKVIRQLIRVNLELEGFEVVTAADGAECLEVVHRVCPDVITLDVVMPRLDGLRTAARLRADARTRHLPLAIISACTQYEVENGLAAGVDAFLAKPFEPAELVKVVRQLMHREAPPSADGNREPGRAGRAAGTSRG, encoded by the coding sequence GTGTCAGGCGTGTCCGGCCGGGTGCTTGTTGTCGACGACAACAAGGTCATCCGGCAGCTGATCAGGGTCAACCTCGAGCTGGAGGGCTTCGAGGTCGTGACCGCGGCCGATGGTGCCGAGTGTCTGGAAGTGGTGCACCGGGTCTGTCCGGATGTCATCACTCTGGACGTCGTGATGCCGCGGCTCGACGGGCTGCGTACGGCCGCGCGGCTGCGGGCCGACGCGCGTACGCGGCATCTGCCGCTCGCGATCATCAGTGCCTGTACGCAGTACGAGGTGGAGAACGGGCTCGCGGCCGGTGTGGACGCGTTCCTGGCCAAGCCCTTCGAGCCGGCCGAGCTGGTCAAGGTCGTACGGCAGCTGATGCACCGGGAGGCTCCGCCGTCCGCCGACGGCAACAGGGAGCCCGGACGAGCCGGTCGGGCGGCCGGTACGAGTCGCGGCTGA
- a CDS encoding tyrosine-type recombinase/integrase, with translation MKSYKVVVWKLSINRSAKKPTYLVRWSVDGEPFHESHKTKGLADRFRAKLLGATDMGEPFDTVTGLPDSLRGGKASLSFLELSVKYMDHRWVDASAKQRDSMTDALSTVIPSLVKPLRGKPSPEELRRALRSYLLPPPRRDREQPEEVAAAGRWIGKASLPAPELQDVARAHDVVAALERRLDGKPAATQTYRRRRAAVFNALEYAVELEMLTANPLGRVRRKRGRRALQEVDRRVVVNPGQARELLAAVTYVGGYERASGWRLRAFFGCLYYAALRPAEALGLRLSDCTIPEEGWGRIEVAETRPTAGKAWTDSGEAHDRRGLKQRAEGEVRVVPRPPPLVRMLREHVEVFGTAKDGRLFKSERGNVVAASSYSRVWKQTRELALQPTQTASVLASRPYDLRHAGVSQWLNSGVPAPEVAARAGHSVDVLLKIYAKCIDGQEQEMNDQIMVGLGETA, from the coding sequence GTGAAGTCGTACAAGGTGGTCGTCTGGAAGCTCAGCATCAACAGGTCCGCCAAGAAGCCGACGTACCTGGTGCGCTGGTCAGTGGATGGTGAACCGTTCCACGAGTCGCACAAGACGAAGGGCCTGGCCGACCGCTTCCGCGCGAAGTTGCTGGGGGCCACGGACATGGGTGAGCCGTTCGACACGGTGACGGGGCTTCCCGACTCCTTACGAGGGGGAAAGGCGTCCCTGTCCTTCCTGGAGCTCTCGGTCAAGTACATGGATCACCGGTGGGTGGATGCGTCGGCGAAGCAGCGGGACAGCATGACTGATGCCCTTTCCACGGTCATCCCGTCGTTGGTGAAGCCGCTGAGAGGGAAACCGAGCCCGGAGGAACTGCGGCGGGCATTGCGCTCCTACCTGCTGCCGCCTCCGCGACGGGATCGGGAACAGCCGGAGGAGGTGGCGGCTGCCGGACGCTGGATCGGGAAAGCGTCGCTTCCTGCGCCGGAGCTGCAAGACGTGGCCAGAGCACACGATGTGGTGGCCGCTCTGGAACGGCGGCTCGACGGCAAGCCTGCGGCCACGCAGACCTATCGGCGGCGGCGAGCGGCCGTTTTCAACGCTCTTGAGTACGCAGTCGAGTTGGAGATGTTGACTGCCAATCCGCTCGGTCGTGTGCGGCGCAAGCGCGGGCGCAGAGCCCTTCAGGAAGTCGACCGTCGCGTGGTGGTCAATCCGGGGCAGGCCCGGGAGCTGTTGGCCGCGGTGACCTATGTCGGTGGTTACGAGCGAGCCAGCGGTTGGCGCTTACGGGCGTTCTTCGGATGCCTGTACTACGCGGCGCTGCGGCCGGCAGAGGCGTTGGGCCTCCGGCTGTCCGATTGCACCATTCCGGAAGAGGGCTGGGGCCGCATCGAGGTGGCCGAGACGCGGCCGACCGCGGGGAAGGCGTGGACCGATTCCGGGGAGGCGCACGACCGGCGCGGGCTGAAGCAGCGGGCGGAAGGGGAAGTGCGGGTGGTGCCGAGACCGCCCCCGCTCGTACGAATGCTGCGGGAGCACGTGGAGGTGTTCGGCACGGCCAAGGACGGGCGGCTCTTCAAGAGCGAACGGGGCAACGTCGTTGCGGCGTCCTCGTACTCCCGCGTCTGGAAGCAGACACGGGAGCTGGCACTCCAGCCAACGCAGACGGCATCCGTACTGGCCTCCCGGCCGTACGACCTGCGCCACGCGGGCGTCTCCCAGTGGCTCAACTCCGGCGTACCCGCACCAGAGGTGGCGGCCCGTGCCGGGCACTCCGTGGACGTGCTGCTCAAGATCTATGCCAAGTGCATCGACGGTCAGGAGCAGGAAATGAACGACCAGATCATGGTTGGACTCGGAGAAACAGCCTAA
- a CDS encoding AlpA family transcriptional regulator has product MARERTAELLTVRQVLDELGGISRRTFYRWRDLRIAPRCIRLPNGELRVRRDVLAAWLEELAEGAAS; this is encoded by the coding sequence ATGGCGCGTGAGCGGACTGCCGAACTCCTCACCGTCCGCCAGGTCCTCGACGAGCTGGGCGGGATCTCCCGGCGCACCTTCTACCGCTGGCGCGATCTCCGCATCGCACCCCGCTGCATCCGCCTCCCCAACGGCGAGCTGCGGGTCCGGCGTGACGTGCTCGCGGCCTGGCTGGAGGAGCTGGCGGAGGGGGCCGCCTCGTGA